One Triticum dicoccoides isolate Atlit2015 ecotype Zavitan chromosome 5B, WEW_v2.0, whole genome shotgun sequence genomic window carries:
- the LOC119305848 gene encoding GDSL esterase/lipase At5g45910-like: MRPKILTDDYCLKEYNKLAMHHNLLLQEALDTLRVRHPDTTIVYADQFGPVMDMMDSPAKFGLEEDALLTSCCGGPNTLLCGEDGGNLRENPLARLFWDVAHPTEVAYHHMC; encoded by the exons ATGCGTCCCAAGATCCTCACCGACGACTATTGCCTCAAAGAGTACAACAAGCTAGCAATGCACCACAACTTACTGCTGCAGGAGGCCCTGGACACGCTCCGGGTCAGGCATCCCGACACCACCATCGTCTATGCCGACCAATTCGGCCCCGTCATGGACATGATGGATTCGCCTGCCAAGTTTG GTCTTGAAGAGGATGCTCTTCTTACCTCGTGTTGTGGAGGGCCCAACACGCTTCTTTGTGGTGAAGACGGTGGAAACCTACGCGAGAACCCTTTGGCTCGCCTTTTCTGGGATGTCGCCCACCCCACAGAGGTAGCTTACCACCAcatgtgttag
- the LOC119305847 gene encoding GDSL esterase/lipase At5g45910-like, protein MSSKRVCLCVAVSSLLLLPLAGLVSAAAGRYDSIFSFGGSSSDTGNNLIVFPPSDRVNYVLRPPYGSTFFGRPTGRCSDGRLVIDFIAQHLGLPFVPPSLAHNESFRQGANFAVSGSTALDAVFFHRLLPRTRRPLNTSLGVQVQLRWFESLKPSLCGATQGLCGPTLILESYTVLFVPNR, encoded by the exons ATGAGCAGCAAGCGGGTGTGCCTGTGCGTCGCCGTTtcctcgctcctcctcctcccactcgcGGGCCTGGTCTCCGCGGCGGCCGGGCGATACGACTCCATCTTCAGCTTCGGCGGCTCCTCCTCCGACACCGGCAACAACCTCATCGTCTTTCCCCCTAGCGACCGCGTTAACTACGTGCTGCGCCCTCCCTATGGCTCCACCTTCTTCGGCCGTCCCACCGGCCGCTGCTCCGACGGCCGCCTGGTCATCGATTTCATCG CGCAACACCTGGGCCTGCCGTTCGTCCCGCCGTCGCTGGCGCACAACGAAAGCTTCCGCCAAGGCGCCAACTTCGCCGTCAGCGGCTCCACCGCTCTCGACGCCGTTTTCTTCCACCGCCTGCTTCCCCGCACCAGGAGACCTCTCAACACCAGCCTTGGCGTGCAGGTGCAGCTGCGGTGGTTCGAGTCTCTCAAGCCTTCGCTCTGCGGCGCAACCCAAGGTCTCTGTGGTCCAACTCTAATTCTCGAGTCATATACAGTACTTTTTGTCCCAAATAGataa